One Chaetodon trifascialis isolate fChaTrf1 chromosome 13, fChaTrf1.hap1, whole genome shotgun sequence DNA segment encodes these proteins:
- the LOC139340976 gene encoding calcineurin subunit B type 1, with translation MGNEASYPLEMCSHFDADEIKRLGKRFKKLDLDNSGSLSVEEFMSLPELQQNPLVQRVIDIFDTDGNGEVDFKEFIEGVSQFSVKGDKEQKLRFAFRIYDMDKDGYISNGELFQVLKMMVGNNLKDTQLQQIVDKTIINADKDGDGRISFEEFCAVVGGLDIHKKMVVDV, from the exons GGAAATGAAGCCAGTTACCCCCTGGAGATGTGCTCGCATT TCGATGCTGATGAGATTAAGAGGCTAGGGAAGAGGTTTAAGAAACTCGACCTAGATAACTCTGGCTCACTCAGTGTGGAAGAGTTCATGTCGCTGCCGGAGCTCCAACAGAACCCGCTGGTGCAGAGGGTCATTGACATATTCGACACGGACGGGAACGGAGAGGTGGACTTTAAAG AATTCATCGAGGGAGTCTCACAGTTTAGCGTCAAGGGGGACAAAGAACAGAAGCTTCGAT TCGCTTTCAGGATCTACGACATGGACAAGGACGGCTACATCTCCAACGGCGAGCTCTTCCAGGTGCTGAAGATGATGGTAGGCAACAACCTGAAGGACACGCAGCTCCAGCAGATCGTGGACAAGACCATTATCAACGCAGACAAGGACGGAGACGGCAGGATATCCTTCGAAGAGTTCTGCGCA GTGGTCGGTGGTCTCGATATACACAAAAAGATGGTGGTGGACGTGTGA
- the LOC139341546 gene encoding uncharacterized protein, with translation MWEGCCCCRAGAGKLCSTSRVAWPCAPFSLRSGLALLQQEQKASEDTEREAALFLHQGLEHFVSQRCSKSWVEQDPSNPLSSLNTQFLQGLLTLGQLQQRNTLSVKAMSAEQVYHTVAVLTAQTVSQCVCRGEASGQLERVLLDAQFALLQRLIQQGERQAKMAMERQSLVAKRCRALTALIRRTSVGPCQELLDMQERACQLAVVTTPRDSYALYLLGLAQLAQYDNDPDSDRSKEAITDACLSFQASIELEHKTQSGEPLEQLSKQKWWQDRQEAENERAAKQSITRPAGAKGPSDTSVAKRGAKRGRGGPGQGRVAAAVTKAPAAVPPAPVRGRKAARPPAKTPAVRGRAGAAARLDKSTKPSSNNTKPHLPASKPKQDGCPGTVETAEEPAVAGRVSVSSPLNHRSHISRLGLARALSRSADTQDQAKQLYQEVISMAPGNLLWTSHISTLVKKAQKQL, from the exons ATGTGggaaggctgctgctgctgcagggcagGAGCAGGGAAGCTCTGCAGCACCTCCAGAGTGGCCTGGCCCTGCGCCCCCTTCAGCCTGCGCTCAG GgctggctctgctgcagcaggaacagaAAGCCTCAGAGGACACGGAGAGGGAGGCTGCTCTGTTCTTACACCAGGGACTGGAGCACTTTGTCAGCCAGCGCTGCAGCAAGAG CTGGGTGGAGCAGGATCCATCGAACCCTCTGTCCAGCCTCAACACACAGTTCCTTCAGGGCCTTCTCACTCTgggccagctgcagcagaggaacacGCTGTCTGTGAAGGCCATGAGCGCAGAACAGGTCTATCACAC TGTAGCAGTGCTGACTGCCCAGactgtgagtcagtgtgtgtgtcgtgGTGAGGCGAGCGGGCAGCTGGAGAGGGTGCTCCTGGATGCTCAATTTGCCCTGCTTCAGAGGCTGATCCAGCAGGGTGAGCGCCAAGCCAAGATGGCCATGGAGAGGCAGTCCCTGGTGGCAAAGAGATGCCGGGCCCTCACAGCTCTCATACGCCGCACCTCCGTCGGCCCctgtcaggagctgctggacatGCAGGAGAGG GCATGTCAGTTAGCAGTGGTGACCACGCCGCGGGACAGCTACGCCCTGTATCTGCTGGGTCTGGCGCAGTTGGCTCAATATGACAACGACCCAGATTCAGACAGGTCAAAGGAAGCCATAACTGACGCCTGCCTCAGCTTCCAGGCCAGCATTGAGCTGGAACACAAGACTCAGAGCGGAGAGCCACTTGAACAGCTGAGCA AACAAAAGTGGTGGCAGGACCGGCAGGAGGCTGAAAACGAGAGAGCTGCCAAGCAGTCCATCACCCGACCAGCGGGAGCGAAGGGGCCTTCTGACACCAGCGTGGCCAAGAGAGGAGCTAAGCGTGGCAGGGGAGGGCCTGGTCAAGGGCGGGTGGCAGCAGCTGTAACCAAAGCTCCTGCTGCCGTGCCCCCAGCCCCGGTCAGGGGAAGGAAAGCTGCCCGACCTCCAGCCAAAACCCCTGCAGTCAG GGGGcgagctggagcagcagccagGCTAGATAAATCCACTAAACCTTCCAGCAACAATACTAAACCCCACCTCCCTGCCAGCAAGCCTAAACAGGACGGTTGCCCTGGTACTgttgagacagcagagg AGCCTGCTGTGGCAGGCAGAGTGAGCGTGTCCAGTCCGCTGAACCACAGGTCTCACATCTCACGTCTGGGTTTGGCCCGCGCCCTCTCCCGCTCTGCAGACACCCAGGACCAGGCAAAGCAGCTCTACCAAGAGGTCATCTCCATGGCACCGGGG AACTTACTGTGGACATCACACATCTCCACACTGGTAAAGAAAGCTCAGAAACAGCTGTAG
- the dnaaf10 gene encoding dynein axonemal assembly factor 10, giving the protein MSSPLSKPQIIAHIQKSLNYTVFDSKWIPCSAKFVCLGNFPRGTGVMQVYEVQHGEAQLVKEVEKPKPIKCGTFGATSLQQRHIATGDFDGNLNIWNLEMPDVPVYTVKAHKEIVNSIDGVGGLGIGDGAPEIVTGSRDGTVKVWDPRQKDSPVANMEPMEGETKRDCWTVAFGHAFNDQDRCVCAGYDNGDIKLFDLRNMSLRWETNIKNGVCCVEFDRKDINMNKLVATSLEGKFHVFDMRTQHLTKGFASVSEKAHKSTIWQVKHLPQNRDIFMTAGGAGNLHLWKYEYPAKRSKKDSDGADVGVAGSVNLLQNVTLSSQPIASLDWSPDKQGLCVCSGFDQSVRVLIVTKLNVV; this is encoded by the exons ATGTCATCGCCACTATCAAAGCCTCAGATTATTGCGCACATTCAGAAGAGTTTGAATTACACCGTGTTTGACAGTAAATGGATTCCGTGCAGCGCGAAGTTTGTCTGCCTGGGGAACTTTCCGAGAGGAACCGGAGTAATGCAAGTTTATGAAGTGCAGCACGGAGAAGCTCAGCTTGTCAAGGAG GTAGAGAAACCTAAACCCATAAAGTGCGGGACATTTGGGGCCACCTCTCTCCAACAAAGACACATAGCAACTGGGGATTTCGACGGAAATCTCAATATATG GAACCTGGAGATGCCTGATGTGCCAGTGTACACTGTAAAGGCCCACAAAGAGATCGTGAATAGCATCGATGGTGTTGGCGGCCTGGGGATCGGTGATGGCGCACCTGAGATAGTCACTGGAAGTAGAGACG GAACAGTAAAAGTGTGGGATCCCAGACAGAAGGATTCACCTGTAGCCAACATGGAGCCCATGGAAGGAGAAACCAAGAGGGACTGCTGGACTGTCGCATTTG GTCACGCCTTTAATGATCAGgaccgctgtgtgtgtgctggctatGACAACGGGGACATCAAGCTTTTTGACCTGCGGAACATGTCTCTACGGTGGGAAACCAACATTAAAAATGGG GTTTGCTGTGTGGAGTTTGACAGGAAAGACATCAACATGAACAAGCTGGTGGCCACCTCGCTGGAGGGAAAATTCCACGTCTTTGACATGAGGACCCAGCACCTCACCAAGGGCTTCGCCTCGGTTTCCGAAAAG GCTCACAAGTCGACTATCTGGCAGGTGAAACATTTGCCTCAAAACAGAGACATCTTTATGACGGCAGGGGGAGCAGGCAACTTACATCTATGGAAATA TGAGTATCCTGCCAAGAGGAGCAAAAAGGACTCGGACGGCGCGGATGTGGGCGTAGCCGGCTCTGTCAACCTCTTACAGAACGTTACTCTGTCCTCTCAGCCAATCGCCAGCCTGGACTGGAGCCCCGACAAGcagggcctgtgtgtgtgctcgggCTTTGACCAGTCTGTTCGCGTGCTCATTGTCACCAAACTCAACGTGGTGTGA
- the pno1 gene encoding RNA-binding protein PNO1, with the protein MDIDKITPPEAGAATECKDDTETFTKVKSKKTKKRKREQDGVDMDTEEPVASKRPQFPPISGDKLKGPDEMRKIAVPAHRYTPLKENWLKIFTPIVENLQLQVRFNLKTRNVEIKTCKETQDIGSLTKAADFVKAFILGFQVEDALALIRLDELFLESFDVTDVKPLKGDHLSRAIGRIAGKGGKTKFTIENVTKTRIVLADARVHILGSFQNIKMARTAICNLILGSPPSKVYGNIRVVASRTAERF; encoded by the exons ATGGACATCGATAAAATCACACCCCCTGAAGCTGGTGCTGCCACTGAGTGTAAAGATGACACAGAAACTTTCACAAAGGTAAAGTCTAAAAAgactaagaaaagaaaacgtGAACAAGATGGAGTGGACATGGACACAGAGGAGCCCGTGGCAAGCAAGCGGCCGCAGTTTCCACCGATTTCAGGAGACAAATTAAAG ggacCAGATGAGATGCGCAAAATAGCTGTCCCGGCTCACAGATACACCCCGCTGAAGGAAAACTGGCTGAAGATCTTCACCCCCATTGTAGAGAACCTACAGCTCCAAGTTAGATTCAACCTCAAAACAAGGAATGTTGAAATCAAA ACGTGTAAAGAAACTCAGGACATTGGCTCGCTGACGAAAGCAGCAGATTTTGTCAAAGCGTTTATTCTTGGATTCCAGGTTGAA GACGCATTAGCTCTCATCAGATTAGATGAGCTTTTCCTAGAAAGCTTTGATGTCACCGACG TGAAACCTCTGAAGGGAGACCACTTATCCAGAGCCATTGGAAGAATAGCAGggaagggaggaaaaacaaagttcactattgaaaatgtcacaaagaCTCGCATTGTGCTCGCAGATGC AAGAGTTCACATATTAGGGTCTTTCCAGAACATCAAGATGGCCCGGACAGCGATATGTAACTTAATCTTGG GAAGTCCGCCTTCAAAGGTCTACGGCAACATCAGGGTGGTGGCGAGCCGGACTGCGGAGAGGTTCTGA